One Hevea brasiliensis isolate MT/VB/25A 57/8 chromosome 5, ASM3005281v1, whole genome shotgun sequence genomic region harbors:
- the LOC110658153 gene encoding uncharacterized protein LOC110658153, whose product MGLDAMRTSVQVRRFLVISIRTSYKSVRKHPFLVGMACFLIFLYRSFPFLFSLLVSSSPVFVCTAILLGTLLSFGEPNIPEIGKETEQEVTHEISSLKAGVIGDATVVVEKDENFFVENFVGKRKDAAEEAIGEENWEKNVVSKIEGDDALDNYMPLIDESSRDIKFEKQVIEEVEREFDDLELEKNREIYKEKQGIGEVLSNGEAVENHYTLIPNVGDDSLLVEEDKFPAEFTEAEKGDHLHSELPSWKRINDDDKEEEEEDDKASDSGSDGAESSSPDASMADIIPMLDELHPLLDEETPQPARMSQDGSDTGSECSHKSVESEEDVENQADGEEDGDDDNDNEEGEEEVQGGKEDESKSAIKWTEDDQKILMDLGTLELERNQRLESLIARRRACRNLSIMAEKNLIDLDGADLPVNIPPISTTRRNPFDLAYDSYEDVPGSAPSVLLPRRNPFDLPYDSNEEKPDLKVDSFQQEFSAFQHREPVFRRHESFSVGPSVLGATKQERQDIRWKPYFVPERFATEETRYHTFQRQLSEASESKVSSIPDTESVSSAVEEENKKLDEEDLSQETEMFSNLDHVSVLVECGSLLSEDVDSVDIENIERRDVHHDEDEITLRDVENHHELDPSLSTSRGATPLKLNTSEILLKMEPGEEEYSNRSSKSSLSEVDEKISDVKKRSTSPDPGDSQIEESHVSTQTSLDSDFHFMSEAVDENQERKPAQEPRGNHAAEHISVMQTSFDSDFQFTRGVEDDNRHIEPVFEPTGNCIGDSRILMQASLDSDSHFKTLVVDNDKQQEPVLEPSGRESCILTQTSLYSDFHFTSGVVDDNQHKEPVYDSSPQAVDKFLSLLSISSDTQGVTSEMGSPPALAEFSGKESEVHTENMGKNTSGHKKTREGSSKEQSLDENESTSREVTEIELDVAKVGLSGDDLAFDFQDGKIGFTKSELVVEHDAADLPPSSSSNGSVKEDHQCKEESSNNELEELHPSIPNAEIVVGLQQDVIDKLYSASSGNQMASEETILHALEEQHPPVEVDVSMDSKLSSSEFESVEEHAMHMEGILQPEQEEVSSSGLDAEIRVNSLVASSFEHMPSNDLNLSENEERQPAVVGEQVLEAHPDGPSSEIKHVEELSLRKEEGLQFKQDQLRSSSSDVMNGDDLLQDADVKLVSSGSSYQHVPFEAKSPFEVEKQLSWADKSIVEPSIKDDDISQEPSVTLEESTAEVNIANNINVPEVLHHETSESALVPPESLEYKSKVDEFDFKDNILDKIVYEDSGHVLEHPDYSAETHGSFVAEENINEDEDEIKEIDEGLLSELDTVGDFSVKEVVGESLHDEQIPGKSSSAIPEYNWLPGGSSVPEIKPELPILEVSSVTDIELAFKQLHEGVDVEEVILPSVIQDQPVVASKLQDVEARSLEDLHVAMKQASEGNIEEMSKLSDSMGGPAGLNEVGSSSSTKELPILEVRTINDIDLAFKQLKEGADVEEVILPSTIEQHLANNESRNPQQSSFDLQVIEARSLEDLHVAMKQASEEHIKDRSKPSDLNKGQAEVNDVGFSSSTKELPVLEVGTVDDIDLPFDQPKNGANVTSTIEQHLVVNESRDPLHSSSDLQDLDNAMKEVSEVTIEQLPKSSDPIKEISRTSEVNEIGPTKDIESSTVKVYEAGVIQESGSSTVEFGSQETITAVPAEPMH is encoded by the exons ATGGGTCTTGATGCAATGAGAACTAGCGTTCAAGTCAGGAGGTTTTTGGTCATTTCAATTAGGACATCTTATAAATCAGTTCGTAAGCATCCATTTCTTGTGGGGATGGCGTGTTTCTTGATATTCTTGTACAGATCATTTCCTTTTTTGTTTTCCCTTTTAGTCTCTTCATCCCCTGTTTTTGTTTGTACTGCTATTTTGCTTGGTACCCTTTTGAGTTTTGGGGAACCCAACATACCTGAAATTGGAAAAGAGACGGAACAAGAAGTTACTCATGAGATTTCTTCTCTGAAAGCCGGGGTTATTGGGGATGCCACTGTTGTTGTTGAGAAAGATGAGAACTTTTTTGTAGAGAATTTTGTAGGGAAGAGAAAGGATGCAGCAGAGGAAGCCATTGGAGAAGAGAATTGGGAGAAGAATGTAGTTAGCAAGATTGAGGGAGATGATGCTTTAGATAATTATATGCCACTGATTGATGAGAGTTCTCGGGATATTAAATTTGAGAAACAAGTGATTGAAGAAGTGGAGAGAGAATTTGATGATTTGGAGCTGGAGAAGAACAGGGAAATTTACAAGGAAAAACAAGGTATTGGAGAGGTCTTGAGTAATGGGGAGGCTGTTGAGAATCATTATACTCTGATTCCAAATGTGGGAGATGACAGtcttctagtagaagaagataaATTTCCTGCAGAGTTTACTGAAGCTGAAAAGGGTGATCACTTGCATTCTGAGCTTCCATCTTGGAAACGGATAAATGATGATGATAAAGAGGAGGAAGAAGAGGATGACAAGGCTTCTGATTCTGGCTCTGATGGGGCAGAGAGTTCCTCTCCAGATGCTTCAATGGCAGATATTATTCCAATGCTTGATGAGCTCCACCCACTTTTAGACGAGGAAACTCCACAACCAGCTCGTATGTCTCAAGATGGATCTGATACTGGTTCAGAGTGCTCTCATAAGAGTGTTGAGTCAGAGGAGGATGTAGAAAACCAGGCAGATGGAGAAGAAGATGGTGATGATGATAATGACAATGAGGAAGGGGAAGAAGAAGTGCAGGGGGGTAAAGAGGATGAGAGTAAGTCTGCAATCAAATGGACGGAGGATGACCAAAAGATTCTCATGGATTTGGGCACTTTAGAGCTTGAAAGAAACCAACGTCTAGAGAGTCTTATTGCTAGGAGAAGAGCTTGTAGAAACCTGAGTATAATGGCTGAGAAGAATCTTATAGACTTGGATGGGGCTGATCTTCCCGTTAATATTCCACCTATTTCAACAACAAGACGCAACCCCTTTGATCTTGCTTATGATTCTTACGAAGATGTTCCTGGGTCTGCTCCATCTGTACTGTTGCCTAGACGTAATCCATTTGATCTTCCTTATGATTCAAATGAGGAAAAACCTGATCTTAAAGTTGATAGTTTTCAGCAAGAATTCTCAGCATTTCAGCATAGGGAACCAGTCTTTCGAAGGCATGAAAGTTTCAGCGTGGGACCATCTGTTTTGGGGGCTACCAAACAAGAGAGGCAAGATATTCGGTGGAAGCCATATTTTGTGCCTGAAAGATTTGCTACTGAGGAAACAAGATATCATACCTTCCAACGGCAATTGAGTGAAGCTAGTGAGTCGAAGGTGAGCTCAATTCCTGATACTGAATCAGTGAGTTCAGCTGTGGAAGAGGAGAACAAGAAGCTCGATGAAGAAGATCTCTCTCAAGAAACAGAAATGTTCTCCAATTTGGACCATGTTTCTGTCCTTGTTGAATGTGGAAGCCTGTTATCTGAAGATGTTGACTCAGTGGACATTGAAAACATTGAGAGGAGAGATGTTCATCATGATGAGGATGAAATTACACTTAGAGATGTAGAAAATCACCATGAATTAGATCCAAGTTTGTCTACATCAAGAGGGGCAACTCCATTAAAACTCAACACAAGTGAAATTCTTCTGAAAATGGAACCAGGTGAAGAGGAGTATAGCAACAGATCAAGCAAATCATCACTGTCAGAAGTAGATGAAAAAATATCTGATGTGAAAAAGAGATCAACGAGTCCAGATCCAGGTGACAGTCAGATTGAGGAATCTCACGTTTCAACCCAAACTTCACTTGATTCAGATTTCCATTTTATGAGTGAGGCGGTGGATGAAAATCAAGAAAGGAAGCCTGCTCAGGAGCCAAGAGGAAACCATGCTGCAGAACATATCAGTGTAATGCAAACCTCATTTGATTCAGATTTTCAATTTACACGTGGTGTGGAAGATGACAATAGACATATTGAGCCTGTTTTTGAGCCAACAGGCAATTGTATTGGAGATTCTCGCATTTTGATGCAAGCTTCACTAGATTCAGATTCACATTTCAAGACTCTGGTGGTAGATAATGATAAACAACAGGAGCCTGTTCTGGAGCCAAGCGGTAGGGAATCTTGCATTTTGACACAGACTTCACTCTATTCAGATTTTCATTTTACAAGTGGGGTGGTGGATGACAATCAACATAAGGAGCCTGTTTATGATTCAAGCCCCCAAGCAGTTGACAAGTTCCTCTCTTTATTGTCAATCTCGTCTGATACACAAGGCGTGACATCAGAAATGGGTTCGCCTCCAGCATTAGCTGAATTTTCTGGTAAAGAATCTGAAGTGCATACTGAGAACATGGGGAAAAATACTTCTGGCCACAAAAAGACGCGTGAAGGCTCCTCAAAAGAACAATCATTAGATGAAAATGAATCAACATCAAGGGAAGTTACAGAAATTGAACTTGATGTTGCGAAGGTTGGGCTGTCGGGAGATGATCTAGCATTTGATTTTCAAGATGGTAAAATTGGGTTTACGAAGTCAGAATTGGTAGTTGAGCATGATGCAGCTGATTTACCTCCATCTTCATCAAGCAATGGATCTGTCAAGGAGGATCATCAGTGCAAGGAAGAAAGCTCCAATAATGAGTTGGAGGAACTGCACCCATCAATTCCTAATGCTGAAATAGTTGTTGGGCTTCAACAAGATGTAATTGATAAGTTGTATTCTGCCTCTTCTGGTAATCAGATGGCTTCTGAAGAGACAATTTTGCATGcactagaggaacaacatcctCCAGTTGAAGTTGATGTTTCAATGGACTCCAAATTGTCTTCTTCAGAGTTTGAATCTGTGGAGGAGCATGCAATGCATATGGAAGGCATTCTTCAGCCGGAACAGGAAGAAGTATCTTCATCAGGTCTTGATGCAGAGATCCGTGTCAACAGTTTAGTGGCTTCAAGCTTTGAGCATATGCCTTCTAATGATTTAAATTTGTCTGAAAATGAGGAAAGACAGCCTGCAGTGGTGGGTGAGCAAGTTTTAGAGGCTCATCCAGATGGACCCTCTTCAGAGATTAAGCATGTGGAggaactttcattaaggaaggaAGAAGGTCTCCAATTTAAGCAAGATCAGTTGCGTTCATCAAGTTCTGATGTAATGAATGGTGATGACCTCCTTCAAGATGCAGATGTGAAGCTTGTTTCTTCAGGTTCTAGTTATCAGCATGTGCCTTTTGAGGCAAAATCTCCCTTTGAAGTGGAGAAACAGCTGTCTTGGGCAGATAAATCTATTGTTGAACCATCCATAAAAGATGATGATATCTCCCAG GAACCATCTGTTACCTTGGAGGAGTCCACAGCGGAAGTGAACATTGCCAACAACATAAATGTGCCTGAAGTCCTTCATCATGAGACATCTGAATCTGCTTTGGTCCCACCAGAGAGTCTAGAGTACAAATCAAAGGTTGATGAATTTGATTTTAAAGACAACATCCTTGATAAAATTGTCTATGAGGACAGTGGTCATGTCTTAGAACACCCCGACTATTCAGCAGAAACTCACGGGTCTTTTGTTGCTGAGGAAAATATCAATGAAGATGAAGATGAGATAAAGGAGATTGATGAAGGATTGTTGTCAGAACTGGACACAGTTGGGGACTTTAGTGTCAAAGAAGTGGTTGGTGAGTCACTTCATGATGAACAAATACCAGGAAAATCTAGTAGTGCGATTCCTGAATACAATTGGTTACCAGGAGGTTCAAGTGTGCCAGAGATTAAGCCAGAACTCCCAATCCTTGAAGTTAGTTCAGTTACAGATATTGAGTTGGCCTTCAAGCAACTTCATGAAGGAGTAGATGTTGAGGAGGTCATCCTTCCAAGTGTGATTCAGGATCAACCAGTTGTTGCTTCCAAATTGCAAGATGTTGAAGCAAGATCTTTGGAAGATCTTCATGTGGCTATGAAGCAAGCCTCAGAAGGGAACATTGAAGAGATGTCAAAACTGTCTGATTCAATGGGAGGGCCAGCAGGACTAAACGAAGTGGGTTCTAGCAGTTCTACAAAGGAGCTCCCAATTCTTGAAGTTAGAACGATCAATGATATTGACCTGGCCTTCAAGCAACTTAAAGAAGGTGCAGATGTTGAGGAGGTAATCCTTCCCAGCACAATTGAACAGCATCTAGCAAATAATGAATCCAGAAACCCTCAACAATCTAGTTTTGACCTGCAAGTTATTGAAGCAAGATCTCTGGAAGATCTTCATGTGGCCATGAAGCAAGCTTCAGAAGAACATATCAAAGATAGGTCAAAACCATCAGATTTAAACAAAGGGCAAGCAGAAGTAAATGACGTGGGTTTTAGCAGTTCTACCAAGGAGCTTCCAGTTCTTGAAGTTGGAACAGTTGATGATATTGACCTGCCTTTCGATCAACCCAAAAATGGTGCAAATGTTACCAGCACAATTGAGCAGCATCTAGTTGTGAATGAATCCAGAGATCCTCTACATTCTAGTTCAGATTTGCAAGATCTTGATAATGCCATGAAGGAAGTTTCAGAGGTTACTATTGAGCAGCTGCCAAAATCATCAGATCCAATCAAAGAGATATCAAGGACTTCAGAAGTAAATGAAATTGGTCCCACCAAGGACATTGAATCAAGTACTGTAAAAGTATATGAAGCAGGTGTTATCCAGGAGAGTGGATCAAGTACTGTAGAGTTTGGTTCTCAAGAAACGATCACTGCAGTTCCTGCTGaaccaatgcattga
- the LOC110658152 gene encoding protein FAR1-RELATED SEQUENCE 3, translating into MDEDSLYLQLHKLSAINSEEALDHILTTLWKTRRTGLRSPEKSHIQSLLSLLSLSEVDPVLACLRSLIRKSVHENFTGDDLLKLFPPDLSLDLQSFLVLLLQKYQNQWKEEMSREQHPLPRTSVSYQVKASVQPSFSSSVISMPLWPRQDDLNGRLNRNDLGFSPSIITGTNASHIAPVSIQQDASPSENLGALPRLKSMTWTMENCNSAAANRVAIISLKLQDFTKSPSGETEVKFQLTRDTLEAMLRSMTYISEQLSSTVHTSSGPAQKKQKQ; encoded by the exons ATGGACGAAGACTCGCTTTACTTACAACTGCACAAGCTATCGGCGATAAATTCAGAGGAAGCGCTCGACCATATACTCACTACGCTCTGGAAAACCAGGAGAACCGGTCTCCGCTCGCCGGAAAAGTCTCACATCCAGTCTCTCCTCAGTCTCCTTTCACTCTCCGAAGTTGATCCT GTTTTGGCATGCCTTCGTTCGCTTATCAGAAAAAGTGTGCATGAGAACTTCACTGGAGATGATCTCTTGAAGCTGTTTCCTCCTGATCTTTCACTTGATCTGCAAAGCTTTCTTGTGTTGTTGCTCCAGAAATATCAGAATCAATGGAAAGAGGAAATGTCAAGAGAACAG CATCCCCTACCAAGGACCAGTGTCTCCTACCAGGTGAAAGCTAGCGTGCAACCATCTTTCTCATCTTCTGTGATTTCAATGCCACTTTGGCCTCGCCAGGATGATCTTAATGGACGTTTGAATCGCAATGATCTCGGGTTTTCTCCATCAATCATCACTGGTACCAATGCCTCACATATTGCACCTGTTTCTATCCAACAAGACGCTAGCCCTTCTGAAAACTTG GGTGCTTTGCCACGCCTTAAGTCAATGACATGGACCATGGAGAATTGCAACTCTGCAGCAGCAAATAGAGTAGCCATCATCAGTCTCAAG CTTCAAGATTTCACCAAGTCTCCTTCAGGAGAAACGGAGGTGAAATTTCAGCTTACTAGGGACACACTTGAAGCGATGTTGAGATCAATGACCTACATCAGTGAGCAACTTTCTAGCACG GTTCACACCTCTTCAGGTCCGGCTCAGAAGAAGCAAAAACAATAG